Proteins from a genomic interval of Polyodon spathula isolate WHYD16114869_AA chromosome 1, ASM1765450v1, whole genome shotgun sequence:
- the LOC121317198 gene encoding threonine--tRNA ligase 1, cytoplasmic-like yields the protein MESDKVTEQLENVKIEAEKKSCGGGEKCKDGGNKKTKTGGDGTGRTELSPWPQYISERLEIYNKLKQEHDTLMCERAEKESKPIIVTLPDGKQIDAESWKTTPYKLACGISQGLADNTVISKVNNILWDLDRPLEENCTLQLLKFDDEEAQAVYWHSSAHIMGEAMERVYGGCLCYGPPIENGFYYDMFLDNEGVSSNDFPALENLCKKIMKEKQPFERLEVKKETLLEMFKYNQFKCRILNEKVNTPTTTVYRCGPLIDLCRGPHVRHTGKIKAMKIHKNSSTYWEGKADMETLQRIYGISFPDSKMLKDWEKFQEEAKNRDHRKLGKEQELFFFHDLSPGSCFFLPKGAFIYNALIEFIRSEYQKRGFQEVVTPNIYNSKLWQTSGHWQHYSENMFSFEVEKEIFALKPMNCPGHCLMFDNRPRSWRELPLRLADFGVLHRNELSGALTGLTRVRRFQQDDAHIFCTMEQIEDEIKGCLNFLRAVYDAFGFTFKLNLSTRPEKFLGDTAVWDQAEKQLESSLNEFGEKWVLNPGDGAFYGPKIDIEIKDAIGRYHQCATIQLDFQLPIRFNLTYVSNDGDDKKRPVIIHRAILGSVERMIAILTESYGGKWPLWLSPSQVMVIPVGPTCEDYAKAVRQQFHDVHLVTDVDLDQGCTLNKKIRNAQLAQYNFILVVGEKEKNSNTVNVRTRDNKVHGERTVSECIERLQQLKVSRTRNAEEEF from the exons ATGGAGTCAGATAAAGTAACAGAGCAGCTGGAAAATGTTAAAATAGAAGCAGAGAAAAAG AGCTGTGGTGGAGGAGAGAAGTGCAAAGATGGAGGTAATAAGAAAACCAAGACAGGGGGAGATGGGACAGGTCGTACTGAG TTAAGCCCATGGCCTCAGTACATTAGTGAGCGATTGGAGATCTACAATAAACTGAAACAAGAACATGATACCCTGATGTGTGAGAGAGCAGAAAAAGAGAGCAAACCTATTATAGTTACCTTGCCTGATGGGAAGCAGATTGATGCAGAATCCTGGAAAACCACACCTTACAAGCTTGCATGTGGAATCAG cCAGGGCTTGGCTGATAACACAGTGATTTCAAAAGTGAACAACATATTATGGGACCTTGATCGGCCACTGGAAGAAAACTGTACCCTACAGCTGCTCAAGTTTGATGATGAAGAGGCTCAAGCT GTTTACTGGCATTCAAGTGCCCACATCATGGGAGAAGCAATGGAGAGGGTTTATGGCGGCTGTCTATGCTATGGCCCACCCATCGAAAATGGCTTTTATTATGACATGTTCCTTGACAACGA AGGTGTGTCTAGTAATGATTTCCCAGCCCTTGAGAACCTGTGCAAGAAGATCATGAAGGAGAAGCAGCCATTTGAGAGACTTGAGGTCAAGAAGGAGACCCTGCTTGAGATGTTCAAG tataaCCAGTTTAAGTGCAGGATTTTGAATGAGAAGGTGAACACCCCGACAACTACTGTATACAG GTGCGGCCCCTTGATAGATCTCTGTAGGGGACCTCATGTCAGACACACTGGGAAAATAAAGGCCATGAAGATTCATAAG AACTCATCCACCTACTGGGAAGGAAAGGCTGATATGGAAACCCTGCAGAGGATTTATGGGATCTCCTTTCCGGATTCCAAGATGTTGAAGGACTGGGAAAAGTTTCAGGAAGAGGCAAAGAACAGAGATCATCGCAAACTTGGCAAG GAACAAGAACTGTTTTTCTTCCATGACCTGAGCCCTGGGAGCTGTTTCTTCCTGCCTAAAGGAGCCTTTATATACAATGCTCTAATTGAATTTATTAGG AGTGAGTATCAGAAGAGAGGCTTCCAGGAGGTGGTGACACCAAACATTTACAACAGCAAGCTGTGGCAGACCTCTGGGCACTGGCAGCACTACAGTGAGAACATGTTCTCCTTTGAGGTGGAGAAAGAGATCTTTGCCCTCAAGCCTATGAACTGCCCAGGGCACTG CCTGATGTTTGACAATCGTCCCCGCTCCTGGAGGGAGCTCCCCCTCCGCCTGGCTGACTTCGGGGTGCTTCACCGCAACGAGCTGTCAGGGGCGCTGACGGGTCTCACTCGAGTGCGCCGCTTCCAGCAGGACGATGCACACATATTCTGTACAATGGAGCAG ATCGAAGATGAGATTAAGGGCTGTCTGAATTTCCTGCGAGCTGTCTATGATGCGTTTGGATTCACATTCAAACTCAACCTGTCCACTCGCCCTGAGAAGTTCCTTGGTGACACTGCAGTATGGGACCAAGCTGAGAAG CAACTTGAAAGCAGCCTGAATGAATTTGGAGAGAAATGGGTCCTTAACCCGGGTGATGGAGCTTTTTATGGACCAAAG ATTGATATTGAAATCAAGGATGCCATTGGACGATACCACCAGTGTGCTACAATCCAGTTGGATTTCCAGCTTCCAATTAGATTTAATCTTACCTATGTGAG cAATGATGGAGATGACAAGAAGAGGCCTGTGATTATCCACCGTGCCATCTTAGGGTCCGTGGAGAGGATGATCGCCATCTTGACTGAAAGCTATGGAGGCAAATG GCCTCTCTGGCTGTCTCCGAGTCAGGTGATGGTGATACCAGTGGGACCTACCTGTGAAGACTACGCAAAAGCG GTGCGCCAACAGTTTCACGATGTTCACCTGGTGACTGATGTTGACTTGGATCAAGGCTGCACTCTTAATAAGAAGATACGGAATGCACAGCTGGCACAGTATAACTTCATTCTGG TTGTTGGTGAGAAGGAGAAGAACAGCAACACCGTGAATGTACGTACCAGAGACAATAAGGTTCACGGCGAGCGCACTGTCTCTGAATGCATTGAGAGGCTCCAGCAGCTCAAGGTCTCCCGTACCAGAAATGCAGAAGAGGAATTCTAA